In Candidatus Eisenbacteria bacterium, a single genomic region encodes these proteins:
- the tadA gene encoding Flp pilus assembly complex ATPase component TadA, translating to MARDHKRLGDLLIDENILTPENLADAITEQRRSGELLGSTLVRMGLVTEHQLMKVLQLQLGLPLVDLAEVVADEQALSLIKEDLARKYSALPLELEGRKTLVVAMGDPLNVAALEDLRFHSGMFIKPVLALPSAIQEAIARYYHIDTSMNEVISNIISTEEELVISAITEEDPQAQAIDELMKEAEGKPIVRLTNWLLHRAVEDRASDIHIEPQEKEIIVRLRVDGLLQAVQRLPKWTQSAIVSRIKVLSNLDIAEKRQPQDGRLMADVRGRRVDMRVSTLPTTHGEKVVIRVVDQLRANVSLDEVGLLPDDLAHIRRFLDRPQGIILVTGPTGSGKSTLLYAALRHLQHETRNIVTVEDPVEYQIGGISQVQVDEKAKKTFPAALRAILRQDPDVIMIGEIRDRETAQIAFRASVTGHLVLSTVHTNDAAGAVTRLVDLGLEPFMVASSLLGVVSMRLVRTLCPRCKETYEVNASNLNRLGVRDLVDGTVELSRGRGCPNCRETGYIGRTGVFEVLEISDHVRGLVLQNSPDSAIRQAAVESGMRGMGEDGLKKVMMGRTTLEEVTRVVYLAENEAKTCVACDAVVARTHEFCTQCGAFVGDHCTKCHRRIDTKWTFCPHCGNDSGRAREDDAEGSKPDISHGRRPRRGRAELRKAG from the coding sequence ATGGCGCGCGATCACAAGCGACTGGGCGACCTCCTCATCGACGAGAACATCCTGACTCCCGAGAATCTCGCGGACGCCATCACCGAACAGCGGCGGAGCGGGGAACTTCTGGGATCGACGCTCGTGCGCATGGGGCTCGTCACCGAGCACCAGCTCATGAAGGTGCTGCAGCTGCAGCTCGGGCTCCCGCTCGTCGACCTCGCCGAGGTGGTCGCGGACGAGCAGGCGCTGTCGCTCATCAAGGAAGACCTGGCCCGCAAGTACAGCGCGCTCCCGCTCGAGCTGGAAGGGCGCAAGACGCTGGTCGTTGCGATGGGGGATCCGCTCAACGTCGCGGCGCTGGAGGACCTGCGCTTCCACTCCGGCATGTTCATCAAGCCGGTGCTGGCGTTGCCGAGCGCGATCCAGGAAGCAATCGCGCGCTACTACCACATCGACACTTCCATGAACGAGGTGATCAGCAACATCATCTCGACCGAGGAAGAGCTGGTGATCTCGGCGATCACCGAGGAAGATCCGCAGGCGCAGGCGATCGACGAGCTGATGAAGGAGGCCGAGGGCAAGCCGATCGTGCGACTCACGAACTGGCTGCTGCATCGCGCGGTCGAGGATCGCGCGAGCGACATCCACATCGAGCCGCAGGAGAAGGAAATCATCGTGCGCCTGCGCGTCGACGGTCTGCTGCAGGCGGTGCAGCGGCTGCCCAAGTGGACGCAGAGCGCGATCGTGTCGCGCATCAAGGTGCTCTCGAACCTCGACATCGCGGAGAAGCGACAGCCTCAGGATGGCCGCCTGATGGCCGACGTGCGTGGACGGCGCGTGGACATGCGCGTCTCGACGCTGCCGACCACGCACGGCGAAAAGGTCGTGATCCGCGTGGTCGACCAGTTGCGCGCCAACGTCAGCCTCGACGAAGTCGGCCTGCTGCCCGACGATCTCGCGCACATCCGGCGCTTCCTGGATCGCCCGCAGGGCATCATTCTGGTGACCGGTCCGACCGGATCCGGCAAGAGCACGCTGCTCTATGCGGCGCTGCGACACCTCCAGCACGAGACGCGCAACATCGTGACGGTCGAGGATCCGGTCGAGTATCAGATCGGCGGCATCAGTCAGGTACAGGTCGACGAGAAGGCAAAGAAGACCTTCCCCGCTGCGCTGCGTGCGATCCTGCGACAGGACCCGGACGTCATCATGATCGGCGAGATCCGCGATCGTGAGACCGCCCAGATCGCGTTCCGCGCCTCGGTCACCGGCCATTTGGTGCTCAGTACCGTGCATACCAACGACGCCGCGGGCGCCGTCACCCGCCTCGTCGACCTGGGACTCGAGCCGTTCATGGTCGCCTCTTCGCTGCTCGGTGTGGTGAGCATGCGGCTGGTGCGCACGCTGTGCCCGCGCTGCAAGGAGACCTACGAGGTCAACGCCTCCAATCTCAATCGCCTCGGTGTCCGCGACCTGGTCGACGGCACCGTCGAGTTGAGCCGCGGCCGCGGGTGCCCGAACTGTCGCGAGACCGGGTACATCGGCCGCACCGGCGTGTTCGAGGTGCTCGAGATCAGCGATCACGTGCGTGGCCTGGTGCTGCAGAACTCGCCCGACTCGGCGATTCGCCAGGCGGCGGTCGAATCCGGAATGCGCGGCATGGGTGAGGACGGCCTGAAGAAAGTCATGATGGGGCGCACCACGCTGGAAGAGGTCACGCGCGTGGTGTATCTGGCGGAGAACGAAGCCAAGACCTGCGTGGCGTGTGATGCCGTGGTGGCGCGCACCCACGAGTTCTGCACGCAGTGCGGTGCGTTCGTCGGTGACCACTGCACCAAGTGTCACCGCCGCATCGACACCAAGTGGACGTTCTGCCCCCATTGCGGAAACGACAGCGGACGCGCGCGCGAGGACGACGCCGAGGGCTCGAAGCCCGACATCTCGCACGGACGC
- a CDS encoding SpoIIE family protein phosphatase yields MSDHPTESTLAAIADTVSAGVTSAAGPSRLDSLLDTAARHCRRLVDCRLARVWLARRGGRRLVTQLRGEDGAAVAELRLLRGESLAGRVLADPKVMRLAPSDPRPSDATRHADFRSALLVPLFRRGAAFAVIECLDRQGAAAAEGFTDVDVERLGVASEAIAIALDHALLTEEIERRVHEKEVLLEITKTLSGPLDLDAVIAAIFESLREVVQYDAAAVYLVNRKTLAIERVSGVGFGTGAAEVFNLRVGVGLVGWVAKTGEAVIVPDVRADSRYVAERPSTRSEIAAPLVLRGKTIGVFNLESDSEDAYHEGHLELLTSFAAQAAVAIERAQLTRELVDQRRLERELAIAREIQESFLPKRAPQVTGFEFAGTALTHTQVGGDYYDFIRVSDGRLGLAIADVSGKGIPAAILMAGFRMSLLAEIRNDFAIRAVMRKVNSLLHESTDRDKFVTAFYSVLDLKNRVLIYSNAGHNPPILLRQNGEVELLTDGGVALGVLREAEYEDRPFPLRDGDVLVLYTDGVTEAEGPMGEQFGTTRLEHTIAALRERGAQEILDGIVRAVLDWCGERGQNDDLTLMVVKVRPQADSR; encoded by the coding sequence GTGTCCGACCACCCTACCGAGAGCACTCTGGCCGCGATCGCGGACACCGTGAGCGCGGGCGTCACCTCCGCGGCCGGCCCGTCCCGACTGGATTCGCTGCTCGACACCGCCGCTCGCCACTGCCGGCGCCTCGTGGATTGTCGGCTCGCGCGGGTGTGGCTCGCGCGCCGCGGGGGGCGGCGGCTGGTGACGCAACTGCGTGGGGAAGATGGGGCGGCGGTGGCCGAGCTGCGGCTGCTGCGGGGCGAGAGTCTGGCCGGCCGGGTGCTTGCGGACCCCAAGGTGATGCGGCTCGCGCCTTCGGATCCGCGGCCTTCGGACGCCACCCGACACGCCGACTTTCGCTCCGCGCTGCTGGTGCCGCTGTTTCGGCGCGGCGCCGCATTCGCCGTGATCGAGTGTCTCGATCGCCAGGGCGCCGCTGCCGCCGAAGGTTTCACAGACGTGGACGTCGAACGACTCGGGGTCGCCTCCGAAGCGATCGCGATCGCACTCGATCACGCGCTGCTCACCGAAGAGATCGAACGCCGCGTGCACGAGAAGGAAGTGTTGCTCGAGATCACCAAGACCCTGTCCGGGCCTCTGGATCTCGACGCGGTGATCGCGGCGATCTTCGAGTCGTTGCGCGAGGTCGTGCAGTACGACGCGGCCGCCGTCTATCTGGTCAACCGCAAGACGCTCGCGATCGAGCGCGTGAGCGGAGTGGGCTTCGGCACTGGCGCGGCGGAGGTGTTCAACCTGCGGGTCGGCGTCGGACTGGTGGGCTGGGTCGCCAAGACGGGTGAGGCCGTGATCGTTCCGGACGTGCGCGCCGACTCGCGCTACGTCGCCGAGCGTCCCTCGACACGCAGCGAGATCGCGGCGCCGCTGGTGCTGCGCGGAAAGACGATCGGCGTTTTCAATCTCGAGAGCGACAGCGAAGACGCGTATCACGAGGGGCATCTCGAGCTGCTCACTTCCTTTGCGGCGCAGGCCGCGGTCGCCATCGAACGCGCCCAGCTGACGCGCGAGCTGGTCGATCAGCGGCGCCTCGAGCGCGAGCTGGCGATCGCGCGTGAGATCCAGGAGTCCTTCCTGCCCAAGCGCGCACCGCAGGTCACCGGCTTCGAGTTCGCCGGCACCGCACTCACGCACACGCAGGTCGGCGGCGACTACTACGACTTCATTCGCGTGAGCGATGGCCGCCTCGGACTCGCGATCGCCGACGTGTCCGGCAAGGGCATTCCGGCCGCGATCCTGATGGCCGGCTTTCGCATGAGCCTGCTCGCCGAGATCCGCAACGACTTCGCGATCCGCGCGGTGATGCGCAAGGTGAACTCGCTGCTCCACGAGAGCACCGATCGCGACAAGTTCGTGACCGCGTTCTACTCGGTGCTCGATCTGAAGAACCGCGTCCTGATCTATTCGAACGCCGGCCACAACCCGCCAATTCTGCTGCGGCAAAACGGCGAAGTGGAGCTCCTGACCGACGGTGGCGTGGCGCTCGGGGTGCTGCGCGAAGCGGAGTACGAGGACCGGCCGTTCCCGCTTCGAGACGGCGACGTGCTGGTGCTCTACACCGACGGCGTCACCGAGGCCGAGGGGCCGATGGGCGAGCAGTTCGGCACCACGCGCCTCGAGCACACCATCGCGGCGCTGCGCGAACGCGGCGCGCAGGAGATCCTCGACGGGATCGTGCGAGCCGTCCTCGACTGGTGCGGCGAGCGCGGCCAGAACGACGATCTGACGCTCATGGTGGTCAAGGTGAGGCCGCAGGCCGACTCGCGCTGA